In one window of Pristiophorus japonicus isolate sPriJap1 chromosome 9, sPriJap1.hap1, whole genome shotgun sequence DNA:
- the LOC139273510 gene encoding zinc finger protein 383-like has product MENPWKCGDCGKGFNCPSALETHRRSHTRERPFTCPACGKGFTRSSHLTEHQRVHTGERPFTCTVCGKGFTYSSSLLAHQRIHTGERSFTCSVCEKGFTCSSSLVRHQHVHTGERPFTCPVCGKKFAASSHLIEHKRVHTGERPFVCPVCGKRFAKSSHHLSHQRAHTGERPFICSVCGKGFTNSFELHAHQRIHTGERPFTCSVCGKAFTRSSHLTEHQLVHTSKRPFKCSDCEKSYKSRN; this is encoded by the coding sequence atggagaatccgtggaaatgtggagactgtgggaagggattcaattgcccctctgcgctggaaactcatcgacgcagtcacaccagggagaggccgttcacctgccccgcgtgtgggaagggattcactcgttcatcccacctcactgaacaccagcgagttcacactggggagaggccgttcacctgcactgtgtgtgggaagggcttcacttattcatccagcctgctggcacaccagcgaattcacactggggagagatcgttcacctgctccgtgtgtgagaaaggattcacttgttcatccagcttGGTGAGACACCAGcatgttcacacaggggagaggccgtttacctgtcccGTGTGTGGGAAGAAATTCGCTGCATcttcacacctcattgaacacaagcgtgttcacactggggagagaccgttcgtcTGTCCCGTATGTGGGAAACGGTTTGCTAAATCATCTCATCATCTGagtcaccagcgagctcacacaggagagaggccgttcatctgctctgtgtgtggaaagggattcactaattcattcgagcttcatgctcaccagcgtattcataccggggagagaccttttacctgttctgtgtgtgggaaggcattcactcgttcatcccacctcactgaacaccaacttgttcacaccagtaagagaccgtttaaatgttctgactgtgaaaagagctataaaagcagaaattaa